A portion of the Bulleidia sp. zg-1006 genome contains these proteins:
- a CDS encoding [FeFe] hydrogenase, group A: protein MSQYQNLDKRVPIALDNISLVQDLDKCKNCTLCRRACANDAGVMDYYDLTTNGDKPICINCGQCAVACPFDCINERSELAEVKNAIADSEKVVVFQTAPAVRVGVGEEFGMEYGSFVEGKVVTALRRLGADYVLDTNFGADMTIMEEASELIDRLTGGDKALPQFTSCCPAWVKFAETFYPELIPHLSSAKSPILMEAAAQKTYFAEKHQINPSQMVTVCVTPCTAKKAEIRRPEMNGSAHYWNIDPLRDGDLCITVRELAKWIREEEMDFVNLEEGKFDYLMGEASGGGIIFGNTGGVMEAAMRSAYKFMTNENAPLTLIPFEEIRGLKGVKEADVQIGDRTLHVAAISGTGNFRKFYLEMKESGKHYDFIEVMACPGGCIGGGGMPRVKMPKVMAAKQARIDSLYKRDGEVVIKAAQDNPEIQKIYDEFFTAPMSEKAHHLLHTESYVDRSSDLGPNGACTPETCPTSVANLKKQALEAKK from the coding sequence ATGAGTCAATACCAAAATTTAGACAAACGTGTGCCCATTGCCTTGGATAATATTTCTTTAGTTCAAGATTTGGACAAATGTAAGAATTGTACTTTGTGTCGAAGAGCATGTGCTAACGATGCTGGTGTTATGGATTACTACGATTTAACAACGAATGGGGATAAGCCAATTTGTATCAACTGTGGGCAATGTGCGGTGGCTTGTCCATTTGATTGCATTAATGAACGCTCTGAGCTTGCGGAAGTAAAGAACGCTATTGCGGATTCAGAAAAAGTGGTTGTCTTTCAAACGGCACCTGCAGTTCGTGTTGGTGTGGGTGAAGAATTTGGCATGGAATATGGTTCTTTCGTGGAAGGAAAGGTCGTTACAGCGCTTCGCCGATTGGGGGCAGATTATGTCTTAGACACCAACTTTGGGGCGGACATGACCATTATGGAAGAAGCTTCGGAGTTGATTGACCGTCTAACCGGTGGTGATAAGGCTTTACCTCAATTTACTAGTTGTTGTCCGGCGTGGGTGAAGTTTGCGGAAACATTTTATCCAGAATTGATTCCTCATTTATCTTCAGCAAAAAGTCCTATTTTAATGGAGGCGGCTGCTCAAAAGACTTATTTTGCGGAAAAGCACCAAATCAATCCAAGTCAAATGGTAACGGTTTGTGTGACCCCATGTACGGCTAAGAAAGCGGAAATTCGTCGCCCGGAAATGAATGGTTCAGCACATTATTGGAATATTGATCCATTAAGAGATGGTGATTTATGTATTACAGTGCGTGAATTGGCGAAGTGGATTCGCGAAGAAGAAATGGATTTCGTAAATTTAGAAGAAGGTAAGTTTGATTATTTAATGGGAGAAGCCTCCGGTGGTGGTATTATCTTTGGTAACACAGGTGGTGTTATGGAAGCGGCTATGCGTTCGGCTTATAAGTTTATGACTAATGAAAATGCCCCTTTAACACTAATCCCATTTGAAGAAATTCGTGGTTTAAAAGGGGTAAAGGAAGCGGATGTACAAATTGGTGATCGTACATTACACGTAGCAGCGATTTCAGGAACAGGAAACTTTCGTAAATTTTACTTGGAAATGAAAGAATCAGGTAAGCATTACGACTTTATTGAGGTGATGGCTTGTCCCGGTGGTTGTATTGGCGGTGGCGGTATGCCAAGAGTGAAGATGCCAAAGGTGATGGCTGCGAAACAAGCACGAATTGATTCTTTATACAAGCGAGATGGGGAAGTGGTGATTAAAGCAGCACAAGATAACCCGGAAATCCAAAAGATTTACGATGAATTCTTTACAGCACCAATGAGTGAAAAAGCGCATCATTTATTACATACAGAAAGTTATGTGGATCGTTCAAGTGATTTAGGACCGAATGGAGCTTGTACACCTGAAACCTGTCCAACTTCTGTCGCTAACCTGAAGAAACAAGCTTTAGAAGCAAAAAAATAG
- a CDS encoding ATP-binding cassette domain-containing protein, translating to MKIKKLSKAYGDHVVFHSFDYEFQKGSLYWIKGKNGCGKTTLLRILAGLETYQGEIEQVQHKTMVFQEDCLAMNVSVFVNLWMVMHEPREKARIIIEKELSQLGLEAWIDEPVTKLSGGMRRRVAIIRAFLVPYDLVLLDEPLRSLDEESKYVTFQYIVDKCQGKLTLWASHENFNQPNGSFSLDLSNAMIKM from the coding sequence ATGAAGATAAAGAAGTTATCGAAAGCTTATGGTGACCACGTGGTTTTTCATTCCTTTGATTATGAGTTTCAAAAGGGAAGTCTTTATTGGATTAAAGGGAAAAACGGTTGTGGGAAGACAACTTTATTAAGAATATTAGCCGGTTTAGAAACCTATCAAGGGGAAATCGAACAAGTACAACATAAAACCATGGTTTTTCAAGAAGATTGTTTGGCAATGAACGTATCTGTTTTTGTGAATTTATGGATGGTGATGCATGAGCCAAGAGAAAAAGCTCGAATCATCATTGAAAAAGAATTAAGCCAACTTGGTTTAGAGGCATGGATTGATGAGCCTGTCACAAAGCTATCGGGAGGGATGCGAAGAAGAGTAGCGATTATTAGAGCTTTCTTAGTTCCTTATGATTTGGTTTTATTGGATGAACCATTAAGAAGCTTAGATGAAGAATCGAAGTATGTCACTTTTCAGTACATAGTAGATAAGTGCCAAGGAAAGTTGACACTTTGGGCAAGTCATGAAAACTTTAATCAACCAAATGGTTCTTTTAGTCTGGACCTATCTAATGCTATGATAAAGATGTAA
- a CDS encoding ABC transporter permease: protein MGHKSKKKWKWWAILFWLLLWEIGARLLNQEILLVSPFVVAQKLFFLLQDGRSWLLIGLSLLRVMLGFLLAMFLGILCAYFSHQWTWFQQLATPIFYTMKSIPVASFVILVLIWVRAGELAFVISFLMGLPIFYDQLLKALEKQDVFLEEMSVFFHISKKKKFRYITLAQILPYFETACSLSIGFCWKAGIAAEVIGLPNLAIGSELHEAKVFLDTTSLFAWTLLIIILSSAMEYLVQKAVLQVVWEVLR, encoded by the coding sequence ATGGGGCACAAAAGTAAGAAGAAATGGAAATGGTGGGCTATTCTATTTTGGCTATTGCTATGGGAAATAGGGGCTCGTTTACTCAATCAGGAGATACTGTTGGTATCTCCTTTTGTGGTGGCACAAAAGCTATTCTTTTTATTGCAAGATGGTCGTAGTTGGTTGCTCATTGGTCTATCCTTGCTTCGAGTGATGCTCGGGTTTTTATTGGCTATGTTTTTAGGCATTTTATGCGCTTATTTTTCGCATCAATGGACTTGGTTTCAGCAATTAGCGACACCTATCTTTTACACTATGAAATCTATTCCCGTTGCCAGTTTTGTGATATTAGTGTTGATATGGGTTAGAGCCGGTGAATTAGCCTTTGTGATTTCCTTTTTAATGGGATTACCGATTTTCTATGACCAGCTTTTAAAAGCACTGGAAAAGCAAGATGTGTTCTTAGAAGAAATGAGCGTTTTTTTTCATATTTCAAAAAAGAAGAAATTCCGTTACATCACCCTAGCACAAATCTTGCCGTATTTTGAGACGGCTTGTTCATTATCCATTGGTTTTTGTTGGAAAGCAGGTATTGCGGCTGAAGTCATTGGCTTACCGAATTTAGCGATTGGTAGTGAATTACATGAAGCGAAGGTTTTTTTAGACACAACTTCTTTATTTGCTTGGACGTTATTGATTATTATTTTAAGTAGTGCTATGGAATACCTTGTTCAAAAAGCTGTTCTTCAAGTGGTTTGGGAGGTTTTACGATGA
- a CDS encoding ABC transporter substrate-binding protein — MNRFKKIIVTSLLALSSVACTVSKLEVQKENVKVVSLKGPTSMGLVKFMKDSEQEKKYQFKIVSSVDEVTPLIAKGEVDIATVPANLSSVLYNNTKKSVKVLGINTLGVLYLVETGNQLKQLSDLKGKTIYASGKGATPEYSLRYLLEKNGIRDVRIEWKSEHAEVVQALARDSKGIALLPEPFVSVVSTKNPKIHVALDLNKEWEKITGSPLVTGVVIARKEFVEKYPDTVKDFLMKYEKSVSFVNSHGEEAAKLIGQYDIVKESIAKKALLNCPITLVQGNALKTQLANYLDILNRQNPKAIGGALPGDDFYYGAQK; from the coding sequence ATGAATCGTTTTAAGAAAATCATTGTAACGTCCTTATTAGCGTTATCCTCAGTTGCTTGTACTGTTTCCAAGCTGGAAGTTCAAAAAGAAAATGTGAAGGTTGTGAGTTTAAAAGGGCCAACTTCCATGGGACTTGTGAAATTCATGAAGGATAGTGAGCAAGAGAAAAAATACCAATTTAAGATAGTGTCTTCAGTGGATGAGGTAACACCTTTAATTGCGAAAGGGGAAGTAGATATTGCGACTGTACCAGCTAATTTATCTTCGGTTCTTTATAACAACACAAAGAAATCGGTCAAAGTGTTAGGAATCAATACCTTAGGTGTTTTATATCTAGTAGAAACCGGAAATCAGTTGAAACAACTTTCGGATTTAAAGGGGAAGACTATTTATGCAAGTGGAAAGGGAGCAACCCCGGAGTACAGTTTGCGCTATCTTTTAGAAAAGAATGGTATTCGAGATGTTCGTATTGAGTGGAAGAGTGAACATGCGGAAGTGGTGCAAGCTTTAGCGAGGGATTCAAAGGGAATAGCCTTATTGCCAGAACCATTCGTGAGTGTAGTAAGTACAAAGAATCCAAAAATTCATGTCGCTTTGGATTTAAATAAGGAATGGGAGAAGATAACAGGTAGTCCTTTGGTAACAGGAGTTGTGATTGCTCGTAAGGAATTTGTGGAAAAATATCCTGATACTGTGAAGGATTTCTTGATGAAGTATGAAAAATCCGTTTCGTTTGTGAACAGCCATGGGGAGGAAGCGGCCAAGCTTATTGGTCAATACGACATTGTAAAAGAATCAATTGCGAAGAAGGCTTTGCTGAATTGTCCTATTACACTTGTGCAAGGCAATGCGTTAAAGACACAATTAGCGAACTATCTGGATATTTTAAATCGTCAAAATCCAAAAGCAATTGGTGGTGCTTTGCCGGGAGATGATTTCTATTATGGGGCACAAAAGTAA